A genomic window from Streptomyces sp. HUAS YS2 includes:
- a CDS encoding NADP-dependent isocitrate dehydrogenase, whose amino-acid sequence MTDSTIIYTHTDEAPALATYSFLPVVQAYAATAGVGVETRDISLAGRIISGFPEYLDEGQRIADALAELGELAKTPAANIIKLPNISASIPQLKAAIAELQGQGYALPDYPDDPKTDEERDIRARYDKVKGSAVNPVLREGNSDRRAPASVKNYAKTHPHRMGAWTPESKTNVATMGENDFRSTEKSTTIAEAGALRIEHVAADGTTTVLRESVPVLAGEVVDASVMRVAALRTFLSEQVARAKAEDVLFSVHLKATMMKVSDPIVFGHVVRAFFPKTFETYGAKLAAAGLSPNDGLGTILAGLSALPEGDEIKASFDDEITEGPALAMVDSDKGITNLHVPSDVIVDASMPAMIRTSGHMWGPDGQEADTLAVLPDSSYSGVYQVVVDDCRAHGAFDPATMGSVPNVGLMAQKAEEYGSHDKTFEIASAGTVRLVDQAGNVVLEQEVAEGDIFRACQTKDLPVQDWVKLAVNRARATGNPAVFWLDAERAHDAQLIAKIEQYLPQHDTEGLEIKILSPVEATKFSLERIRRGEDTISVTGNVLRDYLTDLFPILELGTSAKMLSVVPLMAGGGLFETGAGGSAPKHVQQLVKENYLRWDSLGEFFALAASFEHLATTTGNARAQVLADTLDRGTATFLNEDKSPTRRVGGIDNRGSHFYLALYWAQELAKQTDDAELAKAFAPLAETLTANEQKIVDELNAVQGSPADIGGYYQPDVTKAAAIMRPSATFNEAVASLG is encoded by the coding sequence GTGACTGACTCGACCATCATCTACACCCACACTGACGAGGCGCCCGCCCTGGCGACGTACTCGTTCCTCCCCGTGGTCCAGGCGTACGCCGCCACGGCCGGCGTCGGCGTCGAGACCCGCGACATCTCCCTGGCCGGGCGCATCATCTCCGGCTTCCCGGAGTACCTGGACGAGGGGCAGCGGATCGCCGACGCCCTGGCCGAGCTCGGCGAGCTCGCCAAGACGCCGGCCGCGAACATCATCAAGCTGCCGAACATCTCGGCCTCCATCCCGCAGCTCAAGGCCGCGATCGCCGAGCTCCAGGGCCAGGGCTACGCGCTTCCGGACTACCCGGACGACCCGAAGACCGACGAGGAGCGCGACATCCGCGCCCGCTACGACAAGGTCAAGGGCAGCGCCGTCAACCCGGTCCTGCGCGAGGGCAACTCCGACCGCCGCGCCCCCGCCTCGGTCAAGAACTACGCCAAGACCCACCCGCACCGCATGGGCGCCTGGACCCCCGAGTCCAAGACCAACGTCGCCACCATGGGCGAGAACGACTTCCGCTCCACCGAGAAGTCCACCACCATCGCCGAGGCCGGCGCCCTGCGCATCGAGCACGTCGCCGCCGACGGCACCACCACCGTGCTGCGCGAGTCCGTGCCGGTCCTCGCCGGTGAGGTCGTCGACGCCTCCGTCATGCGCGTCGCCGCCCTGCGCACCTTCCTGAGCGAGCAGGTCGCCCGCGCCAAGGCCGAGGACGTCCTCTTCTCCGTGCACCTCAAGGCCACGATGATGAAGGTCTCCGACCCGATCGTCTTCGGCCACGTGGTCCGCGCCTTCTTCCCGAAGACCTTCGAGACCTACGGCGCCAAGCTGGCCGCCGCCGGGCTCTCCCCGAACGACGGCCTCGGCACCATCCTGGCCGGCCTGTCCGCGCTGCCCGAGGGCGACGAGATCAAGGCCTCCTTCGACGACGAGATCACCGAGGGCCCGGCCCTCGCGATGGTCGACTCCGACAAGGGCATCACCAACCTGCACGTGCCGTCCGACGTCATCGTCGACGCCTCCATGCCGGCCATGATCCGCACCTCCGGCCACATGTGGGGCCCGGACGGCCAGGAGGCCGACACCCTCGCCGTCCTCCCGGACAGCAGCTACTCCGGCGTCTACCAGGTCGTCGTCGACGACTGCCGCGCCCACGGCGCGTTCGACCCGGCCACCATGGGCTCGGTGCCGAACGTCGGCCTCATGGCCCAGAAGGCCGAGGAGTACGGCTCCCACGACAAGACCTTCGAGATCGCGTCCGCCGGCACCGTCCGCCTGGTCGACCAGGCCGGCAACGTCGTCCTGGAGCAGGAGGTCGCCGAGGGCGACATCTTCCGCGCCTGCCAGACCAAGGACCTCCCGGTCCAGGACTGGGTCAAGCTCGCCGTCAACCGCGCCCGCGCCACCGGCAACCCGGCCGTCTTCTGGCTGGACGCCGAGCGTGCCCACGACGCGCAGCTGATCGCCAAGATCGAGCAGTACCTGCCGCAGCACGACACCGAGGGTCTCGAGATCAAGATCCTCTCCCCGGTCGAGGCCACCAAGTTCTCCCTGGAGCGCATCCGCCGCGGCGAGGACACCATCTCGGTCACCGGCAACGTGCTGCGCGACTACCTGACCGACCTCTTCCCGATCCTGGAGCTGGGCACCAGCGCCAAGATGCTCTCCGTCGTCCCGCTGATGGCGGGCGGCGGCCTGTTCGAGACCGGCGCCGGCGGCTCCGCCCCGAAGCACGTCCAGCAGCTCGTCAAGGAGAACTACCTCCGCTGGGACAGCCTCGGCGAGTTCTTCGCCCTGGCCGCCTCCTTCGAGCACCTGGCGACCACCACGGGCAACGCCCGCGCCCAGGTCCTGGCCGACACCCTCGACCGCGGCACCGCGACCTTCCTCAACGAGGACAAGTCGCCGACCCGTCGCGTCGGCGGCATCGACAACCGCGGCAGCCACTTCTACCTCGCCCTGTACTGGGCCCAGGAGCTGGCCAAGCAGACCGACGACGCCGAGCTGGCCAAGGCCTTCGCGCCGCTCGCCGAGACGCTCACCGCGAACGAGCAGAAGATCGTCGACGAGCTGAACGCCGTCCAGGGCTCCCCTGCCGACATCGGCGGCTACTACCAGCCCGACGTCACCAAGGCCGCGGCGATCATGCGCCCGTCCGCGACCTTCAACGAGGCCGTCGCGAGCCTCGGCTGA
- a CDS encoding PRC-barrel domain containing protein has protein sequence MGTDFWGYAETSGHAPGAELIGYRVEASDGHIGKIDKYSEDVGRSYIVVDTGPWIFGHRVLLPAGLVVMIDPADETVHLAATKAEIKDAPPFESGQHEDDLPYLQLVERYYANRHM, from the coding sequence ATGGGCACGGACTTCTGGGGATACGCCGAGACGTCGGGACACGCTCCCGGAGCGGAGCTGATCGGCTACCGGGTCGAGGCGTCCGACGGACACATCGGGAAGATCGACAAGTATTCCGAGGACGTCGGCCGGTCGTACATCGTCGTGGACACCGGGCCGTGGATCTTCGGCCATCGTGTCCTGCTCCCGGCCGGTCTCGTGGTCATGATCGACCCGGCGGACGAGACCGTGCACCTGGCCGCCACGAAGGCGGAGATCAAGGACGCGCCGCCGTTCGAGAGCGGTCAGCACGAGGACGACCTGCCGTACCTGCAGCTGGTCGAGCGGTACTACGCGAACCGGCACATGTGA
- a CDS encoding alpha-hydroxy-acid oxidizing protein, whose translation MAAQFGDYQYEIYLNGLAGVLPELPMTFAGLEAGAEAALPPSVWSYVAGGAGNEHTQRANVSAFERWGLVPRMMVGAKERDLGVDLFGLTLPSPLFMAPVGVLGLCAQDGHGDLAAAQAAAGTGVPMVASTLSVDPMEQVAAEFGGTPGFFQLYTPTDRDLAASLVGRAEAAGFKGIVVTLDTWVTGWRPRDLAGSNFPQLRGHCLANYTSDPVFRARLKDSPESSPQAAVMEWVSVFGNPLTWDDLPWLRSLTDLPLILKGICHPEDARRARDGGVDGLYCSTHGGRQADGGLAALDMLPGVVEAAEGLPVLFDSGVRSGADVVKALALGATAVGVGRPYVYGAALGGAAGIVHVLRSLLAEADLLMAVDGYPTLADLRAEGALRHL comes from the coding sequence ATGGCCGCGCAGTTCGGGGACTACCAGTACGAGATCTACCTCAACGGGCTCGCCGGGGTGCTGCCCGAGCTGCCGATGACCTTCGCGGGCCTGGAGGCCGGGGCGGAGGCGGCGCTGCCGCCGTCGGTCTGGTCGTACGTGGCCGGGGGCGCGGGCAACGAGCACACTCAGCGCGCCAATGTGAGCGCCTTCGAGCGCTGGGGGCTGGTGCCGCGGATGATGGTGGGCGCCAAGGAGCGCGACCTCGGCGTGGACCTGTTCGGCCTCACGCTGCCGTCGCCGCTGTTCATGGCGCCGGTCGGGGTGCTCGGACTGTGCGCGCAGGACGGGCACGGCGACCTGGCGGCCGCGCAGGCCGCCGCGGGGACCGGCGTGCCGATGGTCGCCTCGACGCTGAGCGTGGACCCGATGGAGCAGGTGGCGGCGGAGTTCGGCGGGACGCCGGGCTTCTTCCAGCTGTACACGCCCACGGACCGCGATCTGGCGGCGAGCCTGGTGGGGCGGGCCGAGGCGGCGGGGTTCAAGGGGATCGTGGTCACCCTGGACACCTGGGTCACCGGCTGGCGGCCTCGGGACCTGGCCGGTTCGAACTTTCCGCAGCTCCGGGGTCACTGCCTGGCGAACTACACGTCGGACCCGGTGTTCCGGGCCCGGCTGAAGGACTCCCCGGAGAGCAGTCCGCAGGCCGCGGTCATGGAGTGGGTGTCCGTCTTCGGCAACCCGCTGACCTGGGACGACCTGCCCTGGCTGCGTTCCCTGACCGATCTGCCGCTGATCCTCAAGGGCATCTGCCACCCCGAGGACGCGCGCCGGGCCCGGGACGGCGGCGTCGACGGCCTGTACTGCTCCACCCACGGCGGCCGGCAGGCCGACGGCGGCCTGGCCGCGCTCGACATGCTGCCGGGCGTGGTGGAGGCCGCCGAGGGGCTTCCGGTGCTGTTCGACTCCGGGGTGCGCTCGGGCGCGGACGTGGTCAAGGCGCTGGCACTCGGCGCGACGGCGGTGGGCGTGGGCCGGCCGTACGTGTACGGCGCGGCCCTCGGCGGCGCCGCCGGGATCGTCCATGTGCTGCGGTCGCTGCTCGCCGAGGCCGACCTGCTCATGGCCGTGGACGGTTATCCCACGCTCGCCGACCTGCGCGCGGAGGGTGCGCTGCGTCACCTCTGA